In one Candidatus Margulisiibacteriota bacterium genomic region, the following are encoded:
- a CDS encoding leucine-rich repeat domain-containing protein has protein sequence MNTLSLNIEKAGYLRSLLNSYNVSVKSLVLTGNLNGTDFMAIRKLKELTHLDISKCQLVGGGRICIIMNEKEKIKIQAKANELSDYLLVRMKSNKEYEEVLFPEGIKRIGKNTLAGHHALKSITIPDSVEEIDDSAFWCCSGLTHIEMGKNLKRIGKNAFGNLLHLTELEIPASVKDIDEFAFDGKYLKVIKVLNPFPPTLHFCR, from the coding sequence ATGAATACACTTTCATTAAATATCGAAAAAGCTGGTTACTTAAGAAGCCTTTTGAACAGCTATAATGTCAGCGTTAAATCCCTTGTTCTTACAGGCAATTTAAATGGAACAGACTTTATGGCTATCAGAAAACTAAAAGAATTGACTCATCTTGACATATCAAAATGTCAATTGGTTGGAGGAGGAAGAATCTGCATTATTATGAATGAAAAAGAAAAAATCAAAATTCAAGCAAAGGCAAATGAACTTTCCGATTATCTATTAGTCCGTATGAAATCAAATAAAGAATATGAAGAAGTCCTATTTCCTGAAGGCATAAAGCGAATTGGTAAGAACACTTTAGCTGGTCATCATGCTCTAAAATCAATTACAATTCCAGATTCTGTGGAAGAAATTGACGATTCAGCATTTTGGTGCTGTAGTGGTTTAACTCATATCGAGATGGGTAAAAATCTAAAACGGATTGGTAAGAATGCTTTCGGCAATTTATTACACCTTACAGAATTGGAAATACCTGCATCTGTAAAGGATATTGATGAATTCGCTTTTGATGGGAAATATTTGAAAGTGATAAAAGTTTTAAATCCGTTCCCTCCTACTTTGCATTTTTGCAGATT
- a CDS encoding DUF1848 domain-containing protein: MNWKQKEIILDNGNKAISQAPIIVSASRSTDIPAFYSDWFFHRLDIGYSAWTNPFNGLKSYISYENTRLIVFWSKNPKPLLAHLYKLKERSINCYIQYTLNDYDVENFERGVPPVAQRIDTFKQIVDKLGKGSVIWRFDPLILTNKVKVEDLLEKAKHIGDQLSGYTEKMVFSFADIANYRKVRANLEKSGVNYREFSEDEMHQFSRGISENNKAWGYELTTCGEKIDLLPYGIQHNRCVDDDLMIKLFPDDKILMDFLGVEIQHPDLFNNRTNILKTKNNKDKGQRQFCGCIVSKDIGEYNTCPHLCDYCYANDADGRVKANWNQHLKNNKSETITGR; the protein is encoded by the coding sequence ATGAATTGGAAACAAAAAGAAATCATTTTAGATAATGGTAATAAAGCTATATCACAAGCACCTATTATTGTATCAGCCAGTCGTTCAACTGATATACCTGCTTTTTATTCTGATTGGTTCTTTCACAGATTAGATATTGGCTATTCAGCATGGACTAATCCTTTTAACGGATTAAAAAGTTATATCTCTTACGAAAATACACGACTAATTGTCTTCTGGTCGAAAAATCCAAAGCCTTTGTTGGCACACTTGTATAAATTAAAAGAACGCAGTATCAATTGCTACATTCAATATACATTAAACGATTATGATGTAGAAAATTTCGAAAGAGGAGTTCCTCCTGTAGCACAACGAATTGACACATTCAAACAAATTGTAGATAAATTAGGAAAGGGTAGTGTAATTTGGCGTTTTGATCCATTGATTCTCACCAATAAAGTCAAAGTTGAAGATTTACTCGAAAAAGCAAAACATATTGGCGATCAATTGTCTGGATATACTGAAAAAATGGTTTTTAGTTTTGCTGATATTGCGAATTATCGTAAAGTGAGAGCTAATCTAGAAAAAAGTGGCGTGAATTATCGCGAATTCTCTGAGGACGAAATGCATCAATTTTCCAGAGGTATCAGTGAAAATAATAAAGCCTGGGGTTACGAATTGACTACTTGTGGTGAAAAAATAGATCTATTACCTTATGGTATACAACATAACCGCTGTGTGGATGACGATTTGATGATAAAGCTTTTTCCAGATGATAAAATACTGATGGATTTTCTCGGTGTTGAAATACAACACCCCGATCTTTTTAATAATAGAACAAACATACTAAAAACAAAAAATAACAAGGACAAGGGACAACGTCAATTTTGTGGTTGTATAGTTAGTAAAGATATCGGTGAATATAATACTTGCCCGCATTTATGCGACTATTGCTATGCGAATGATGCTGATGGTAGGGTTAAAGCTAATTGGAATCAACATTTAAAAAATAATAAAAGCGAAACAATAACAGGGAGGTAG
- a CDS encoding tetratricopeptide repeat protein, whose translation MIEKGTSYAFLVEKLLNPTFDRIRDIANTFTKQLQADVITELHDMLNRGADLIENEPQMLMYLRSFGPMHQAKLMNAFDHLPDAFFKNTIEIIDYGCGQAIGEIVYADFLLKKRLTQKVKCITLIEPSEYCLKRAALHVHKFFPDAEIRTVCKYIDDLTSDDIYTNENLEKLHVFSNILDIEAFDLYKLVNLIKEKCDSFNQFVCVSPFPLNTERLDQFAELMGGKMEYNQDFPKGSFKNGKDWSCAIRLFCIGDENKNSLGKSIEGLKIEYINKLISVKLFYKTSLLGKLSDNDFDGIRFIKDFDNNKHLAKECIENFQIYKLSAAYRNPSEKKIWDKAVSCYKNAALDGEIEAYNNLGILFNYAGEDELSFDFFMLGAKGGSTNAMFNISVAYFSGSNDKFLNDEKYIYWTKCSAEVGNLTAIFNLAVCYQFGIHTNINLELAVKYYMSGLEIKAEDSSDRYLQEKISYNLALMSYYGFGMQQNYKKAVDIFLKLSLPDAKNVLGVCYALGNGVDPDIKKAIDFFKQAVIIETEPGRKVAQYNLGVCNEEGYGISIDKKCALDLYTKSATYGPLILQDGYVFAQYKMGLIYHYGEFVTKDIEKAFGWFSKAAEQGYAGAQLYLGLYYEEGLGVTKNYVKAIEFYNKAAEQGYTDAYFRLGNCYKDGIILKQDFKKAVEFFIKGEEFGCDECKEAINYDKKIKRCPKCQNSLGMCYLYGKGVEQNYFKSVEWFIKAANQGFEKAQINLGIRYYTGEGVKKDFKKAVDLFIKLAEKGDVYAQYHLGICYIIGDALTQNLPLAKKWLTIAAKQEFEPAKKVLSKINN comes from the coding sequence GTGATAGAAAAAGGAACAAGTTATGCATTTTTAGTTGAAAAATTACTAAACCCGACATTTGATAGAATCCGGGATATTGCAAATACATTTACAAAACAATTGCAAGCAGATGTGATAACAGAATTGCATGATATGCTAAACAGAGGTGCTGATTTGATTGAAAATGAGCCTCAAATGTTGATGTACTTACGGTCTTTTGGTCCAATGCATCAAGCAAAATTAATGAATGCTTTCGATCATTTGCCTGATGCTTTTTTTAAAAATACAATTGAAATTATTGATTATGGTTGTGGTCAAGCAATAGGTGAAATTGTTTATGCGGATTTTTTGCTAAAAAAAAGGCTAACTCAAAAAGTTAAGTGTATTACTTTAATTGAGCCTTCCGAGTATTGTCTAAAGCGTGCTGCTCTGCACGTTCATAAGTTTTTTCCAGATGCAGAGATACGAACTGTTTGTAAATACATTGATGATTTGACTTCAGATGACATTTATACAAATGAGAATTTAGAAAAACTGCATGTCTTTTCAAATATTCTGGATATTGAAGCTTTTGATTTGTATAAATTGGTTAATTTGATAAAAGAAAAGTGTGATAGTTTCAATCAATTTGTTTGTGTAAGTCCTTTTCCCTTAAATACTGAAAGATTAGATCAGTTCGCTGAACTGATGGGTGGAAAAATGGAATATAATCAAGATTTTCCCAAAGGAAGTTTTAAAAATGGAAAAGATTGGAGTTGTGCGATACGTTTGTTTTGTATTGGTGATGAAAATAAAAATTCATTAGGCAAGAGTATAGAAGGTTTAAAAATAGAATATATAAATAAGTTAATAAGTGTTAAATTATTTTATAAAACATCATTGTTAGGTAAACTTAGTGATAATGATTTTGATGGAATAAGATTTATTAAGGATTTTGATAATAACAAACACTTAGCAAAAGAATGTATTGAAAATTTTCAAATTTATAAATTATCTGCTGCATATAGAAATCCGTCTGAGAAGAAAATATGGGACAAAGCGGTGTCTTGCTATAAGAATGCGGCTCTTGATGGAGAAATTGAAGCTTACAATAATCTAGGAATTTTATTTAATTACGCAGGTGAAGATGAGCTATCATTTGACTTTTTCATGTTGGGAGCAAAAGGTGGAAGCACAAATGCAATGTTTAACATCAGTGTGGCTTATTTTTCAGGAAGTAATGATAAATTCTTAAATGACGAAAAATATATCTACTGGACTAAATGCTCTGCTGAAGTGGGAAATTTAACAGCAATATTTAATCTTGCTGTGTGTTATCAATTTGGGATACATACAAATATTAATCTTGAGTTGGCAGTTAAATATTATATGAGCGGATTAGAGATTAAAGCAGAAGACAGTTCCGATCGTTATTTGCAAGAGAAAATCTCATATAATCTTGCGCTAATGAGCTACTACGGTTTTGGAATGCAGCAAAATTACAAAAAAGCTGTAGACATTTTTTTAAAATTATCATTGCCTGATGCTAAAAATGTATTAGGTGTATGCTATGCATTAGGTAATGGTGTTGATCCAGATATTAAAAAAGCGATTGATTTTTTTAAACAAGCAGTAATAATTGAAACAGAACCAGGTCGTAAAGTTGCACAATATAATTTAGGCGTATGTAATGAAGAAGGATATGGTATATCGATAGATAAAAAATGTGCATTAGATTTATATACTAAATCTGCTACGTATGGGCCTCTAATATTACAAGATGGATATGTGTTTGCTCAATATAAAATGGGACTTATATATCATTATGGAGAATTTGTTACTAAAGATATAGAAAAAGCCTTTGGATGGTTCTCCAAAGCTGCAGAACAAGGTTATGCAGGTGCTCAATTATATTTGGGTTTATATTATGAAGAAGGTCTTGGTGTAACAAAAAATTATGTGAAAGCAATTGAATTTTACAATAAAGCTGCGGAACAAGGTTATACAGATGCATATTTCAGATTGGGGAATTGCTATAAAGATGGTATAATTTTAAAACAAGATTTTAAAAAAGCCGTAGAATTTTTTATTAAAGGAGAAGAATTTGGATGTGATGAGTGTAAAGAAGCTATAAATTATGATAAAAAAATTAAAAGATGTCCCAAATGTCAAAATTCATTAGGGATGTGTTATTTATATGGAAAAGGGGTTGAACAAAATTATTTTAAATCTGTAGAATGGTTTATTAAAGCGGCAAACCAAGGTTTTGAGAAAGCCCAAATTAATTTAGGTATTCGTTATTATACCGGAGAAGGAGTAAAAAAAGATTTTAAAAAAGCAGTTGATCTATTTATTAAATTGGCTGAAAAAGGAGATGTGTATGCACAATACCACCTAGGGATATGTTATATAATTGGGGATGCTTTGACTCAAAATTTACCTCTTGCTAAGAAATGGCTGACTATTGCGGCTAAACAGGAATTTGAACCAGCGAAAAAAGTACTTTCAAAGATAAATAATTAA